One region of Streptomyces sp. NBC_00442 genomic DNA includes:
- a CDS encoding DUF6801 domain-containing protein, producing MSRTPGTAGRWRSVRSRGAVAAATVVLAAIVPGADVALGDQRTSAELSYTCAFPSGAHPVTVQVAARFPTRAATGAAIRPAEVTTSVTLPDAAVAELTKLRAATTGATTSLTTEITQNGAAAQALWLGTAPSVPLTSPGGAVFRATGEVPTVTANSPGDLTVTAAGLTLAFRPVTTEGGATDPATLSVPCTPAPGAKGLLATVPVGAAPSSSAPSPSASATGAATGGATGGGTPRTPESAPRIAPPKAQAAPAASAPPCQGDPADPLALAAYTTGYSNVTKMGEASLIPVFCAKIVQGPNQLKRIEVRPGVFELHLLQNSVGRLDYRGRAQTPPGPATFLTFGFMPTTATMTLEATGPLSIESDLNNTAGHGETYIRASLVLHISDVKVNGTPLDVGPDCRTTGPVYSTDPDPARNTKDHMVVLGELKKGTDTVWRGYSLSRGGPLDGSVTIPPFTGCGVGEDLSPLFTASVSGPSNTVKQNQGAPCASGIEDDPAQLCTADKQPTTIPTPLR from the coding sequence GTGAGCAGAACCCCGGGAACGGCCGGCCGGTGGCGAAGCGTGCGCAGCCGGGGTGCGGTGGCGGCGGCCACCGTGGTCCTGGCCGCGATCGTGCCCGGCGCCGACGTGGCCCTCGGAGACCAGCGCACCAGCGCCGAACTCTCCTACACCTGCGCGTTCCCGTCCGGTGCGCACCCGGTGACGGTGCAGGTGGCGGCCAGGTTTCCGACACGAGCGGCGACGGGCGCCGCGATCCGGCCCGCCGAGGTGACCACATCGGTGACGCTTCCCGACGCCGCCGTCGCCGAACTCACCAAGCTCCGCGCCGCCACGACCGGCGCCACCACCAGCCTCACCACCGAGATCACCCAGAACGGCGCGGCGGCACAGGCCCTCTGGCTGGGCACCGCGCCCTCCGTGCCGCTCACCTCACCCGGCGGCGCCGTGTTCCGGGCGACGGGCGAGGTGCCCACCGTCACCGCCAACAGCCCCGGCGACCTCACCGTCACGGCGGCCGGCCTCACCCTCGCGTTCCGCCCGGTCACCACCGAGGGCGGCGCCACCGACCCGGCCACGCTCTCCGTGCCCTGTACGCCTGCCCCCGGTGCGAAGGGCCTGCTCGCCACGGTGCCCGTCGGCGCCGCGCCCTCCTCGTCCGCCCCGAGCCCGAGCGCCTCCGCCACCGGCGCGGCGACCGGTGGCGCGACCGGTGGCGGAACGCCCCGCACCCCTGAGAGCGCTCCCAGGATCGCCCCGCCCAAGGCGCAGGCCGCCCCGGCCGCCTCCGCTCCCCCGTGTCAGGGCGACCCCGCCGACCCGTTGGCCCTCGCGGCCTACACCACCGGCTACTCCAACGTCACCAAGATGGGCGAGGCCTCGCTCATCCCCGTCTTCTGCGCCAAGATCGTCCAGGGGCCCAACCAGCTCAAGCGCATCGAGGTCCGCCCGGGGGTCTTCGAACTGCACCTGCTCCAGAACTCGGTGGGGCGGCTCGACTACCGGGGCCGCGCCCAGACCCCGCCGGGGCCGGCCACGTTCCTCACCTTCGGCTTCATGCCGACCACGGCCACGATGACGCTGGAGGCGACCGGGCCCCTGTCCATCGAGTCGGACCTCAACAACACCGCGGGGCACGGCGAGACGTACATCAGGGCCTCCCTGGTGCTGCACATCTCCGACGTCAAGGTCAACGGGACGCCCCTCGATGTCGGCCCCGACTGCCGCACCACCGGGCCGGTCTACTCCACCGACCCCGACCCGGCGCGCAACACCAAGGACCACATGGTCGTGCTGGGGGAACTCAAGAAGGGCACGGACACCGTCTGGCGCGGCTACTCGCTCTCCCGCGGCGGACCCCTCGACGGTTCGGTGACCATTCCGCCGTTCACCGGCTGCGGGGTGGGCGAGGACCTCAGCCCGCTGTTCACCGCCTCGGTGTCCGGCCCGTCCAACACGGTCAAGCAGAACCAGGGGGCACCGTGCGCCTCCGGCATCGAGGACGACCCGGCGCAGCTCTGCACCGCCGACAAGCAGCCGACGACGATCCCGACGCCCCTGCGCTGA
- a CDS encoding helix-turn-helix domain-containing protein: MPTAAQSSDTQEPLGPLPQEFAAIMRPELPGLLKEIGAEVTRAYPEYARLLDGPYGEAIRVGVEQNLTVFVDQVASPSAPSALRDEMCRRFGRFEAYEGRSLETLQGAYRLGARVALRRAKKIGRRYNLSPALMLSFADALFTYVEELEALSRDGYLEVTSFSGERSDALRRRLLHLILAGSPVPRAAIADLADRARWALPERVTLIALRSGAGLTRAALDNDVLVDAGEPLPHLLVPGPVDEARRRMLDAALLGSWAAVGLEVPIGDASDSLRWARQVLELAASGVIDGDSGRLYCEDHLVTLWLRSDPALLEHLGRRELAPLDALTPGRRDRLIETLRTWLATRGTAAHMGELLAVHPQTVRYRMRTLESIFGARLTDPEHRFATELVLRARDLGRRDRP; encoded by the coding sequence ATGCCCACAGCCGCGCAGTCATCGGACACCCAGGAGCCCCTGGGTCCGCTCCCACAGGAGTTCGCCGCGATCATGCGTCCCGAGTTACCGGGCCTGCTCAAGGAGATCGGCGCGGAGGTCACGCGCGCCTATCCCGAGTACGCCCGGCTCCTCGACGGCCCCTACGGCGAGGCGATCCGGGTCGGTGTCGAGCAGAACCTCACCGTCTTCGTCGACCAGGTGGCGTCCCCCAGCGCCCCCTCCGCGCTCCGCGACGAGATGTGCCGCCGCTTCGGCCGGTTCGAGGCGTACGAGGGCCGGAGCCTGGAGACCCTCCAGGGGGCCTACCGGCTCGGCGCCCGGGTCGCGCTGCGCCGCGCCAAGAAGATCGGCCGGCGCTACAACCTCTCCCCCGCGCTGATGCTCAGCTTCGCCGATGCGCTGTTCACCTACGTCGAGGAGCTGGAAGCGCTCTCACGCGACGGCTACCTGGAGGTCACCTCGTTCTCCGGAGAGCGTTCCGACGCGCTGCGAAGACGGCTGCTGCATCTGATCCTGGCCGGCTCCCCGGTGCCGCGCGCGGCGATCGCCGACCTCGCCGACCGGGCCCGCTGGGCGCTGCCCGAGCGGGTCACGCTGATCGCGCTCCGCTCGGGGGCGGGTCTCACCCGTGCGGCATTGGACAACGATGTCCTCGTGGACGCGGGCGAACCCCTCCCTCACCTCCTGGTGCCGGGACCGGTCGACGAGGCGCGAAGACGGATGCTCGACGCCGCCCTGCTCGGCTCCTGGGCCGCGGTCGGCCTCGAAGTGCCCATCGGCGATGCGTCCGATTCGCTGCGCTGGGCCCGCCAGGTTCTGGAACTGGCCGCCTCGGGGGTCATCGACGGCGACTCGGGCCGGCTGTACTGCGAGGACCACCTCGTCACCCTGTGGCTGCGCTCCGATCCGGCGCTGCTCGAACACCTCGGGCGGCGTGAACTCGCGCCGCTCGACGCGCTCACTCCCGGCCGGCGCGACCGGCTCATCGAGACCCTGCGGACCTGGCTCGCGACCCGCGGTACCGCCGCCCACATGGGCGAACTCCTTGCCGTGCACCCGCAGACGGTGCGCTACCGGATGCGCACCCTGGAGTCCATCTTCGGCGCCCGGCTCACCGACCCCGAACACCGGTTCGCCACCGAACTAGTGCTACGCGCCAGGGATCTCGGCCGCAGGGATCGCCCCTGA